One Setaria italica strain Yugu1 chromosome I, Setaria_italica_v2.0, whole genome shotgun sequence DNA window includes the following coding sequences:
- the LOC111258144 gene encoding cold shock protein 2-like, whose protein sequence is MDGHGDDGLQDLFPEGDPAFPAPAFDLLSQAESSGVPREGLQALDLNSQAEDWGDYSSYSDLLRGEGAPRGRGSRSLGLRAARSGGRGGGSGSRAGAGGSRGGGGGSRAGGGGSRAGAGGSRAGGGGASVTRPLFEPSLADGAGGSGGRSGGRGGGRARRSRGRGGRSTADYIEPYDVENWVDVDDEDGAPQNVESIFPTSKINRFDKAQWTEHNTGVLCDLWVEQIRSGNCPKGSITSRGLRIVADKYQMATGLKHQHSQIRNRINQLKTLHTFWKACNKMVAPLLTS, encoded by the exons ATGGACGGGCACGGGGACGATGGACTGCAAGATCTGTTCCCCGAGGGGGATCCAGCTTtccccgcccccgccttcgACCTCCTCTCCCAGGCCGAATCCTCTGGAGTTCCTCGCGAGGGCTTGCAAGCCCTGGATCTCAACTCCCAGGCCGAAGATTGGGGCGACTACAGCTCGTACTCCGACCTCCTTCGAGGAGAAGGAGCACCCCGTGGCCGCGGCAGCCGTTCGCTCGGCTTACGCGCGGCTCGCAGtggaggtagaggaggcggcagcggcagcagagcTGGGGCCGGTGGCAgcagaggagggggcggcggcagcagagcaggcggcggcggcagcagagctggggccggcggcagcagagcaggcggcggcggtgcatcTGTGACAAGGCCTCTGTTCGAACCGTCGTTGGCCGACGGTgctggtggcagcggcggccgcagcggAGGCCGAGGGGGCGGCCGCGCAAGGCGGTCTCGCGGTCGTGGAGGTCGATCCACTGCTGACTACATCGAACCCTACGATGTAGAGAATTGGGTTGATGTTGACGACGAAGATGGTGCTCCACAGAATGTGGAGTCAATTTTCCCCACCTCCAAG ATAAATAGATTCGACAAGGCACAGTGGACAGAACACAATACTGGTGTCTTGTGTGACTTGTGGGTTGAGCAGATTAGGTCAGGCAACTGTCCAAAAGGATCAATTACTTCAAGGGGTTTGAGGATAGTAGCTGATAAGTACCAGATGGCCACTGGGCTGAAACATCAACATTCCCAGATCAGGAACAGGATCAATCAATTGAAAACATTGCATACTTTCTGGAAAGCATGCAATAAGATGGTGGCACCTTTGTTAACCTCATGA
- the LOC101753433 gene encoding probable RNA-binding protein ARP1 isoform X2, producing the protein MAAASSSSSGAGGSPAHAPPGGGGGGGGGSGGGAPYHNRSRFGDTTLTKVFVGGLAWETPSDGLRQHFEAYGEILEAVVITDRETGRSKGYGFVIFRHPDSAARAVQNPNPVIAGRRANCNIAAFGPPRPAAQARGRGGGGGGARGPHMQDQPQLGPPYRVPSQMTPPHGAAVFYHPQYGYWYPPDYPFQQALYNPQVLQHYYPQMYGPTSPSGPPYQYMGYMPGGPSPRTGFSSSMQQPARPPFFQQPTAQMEGSFPSGSSLPPNFRLQLPPHTVSRESDDASGSQSAPPTSSAEATSTNNQEASGPVTSNSDANTSN; encoded by the exons ATGGCTGCGGCTTCATCGTCCTCCTCTGGCGCCGGCGGGTCCCCGGCCCACGCGcccccgggcggcggcggtggtggcggcgggggttCCGGGGGCGGGGCCCCGTACCACAACCGGTCGCGGTTCGGCGACACGACGCTGACCAAGGTGTTTGTGGGCGGCCTGGCGTGGGAGACGCCGTCCGACGGGCTGCGCCAGCACTTCGAGGCCTACGGCGAGATACTCGAGGCCGTCGTCATCACCGATCGCGAGACCGGCCGCTCCAAGGGCTACGGCTTC GTGATCTTCCGGCACCCTGACTCGGCGGCGCGGGCTGTGCAGAACCCGAACCCGGTGATCGCCGGGCGGCGCGCCAACTGCAACATTGCGGCGTTCggcccgccgcggcccgccgcgcAGGCGAGAG gtagaggaggaggaggaggaggagcccgggGGCCCCACATGCAGGATCAGCCGCAGCTTGGTCCGCCCTACAGGGTGCCGTCGCAGATGACCCCGCCTCACGGCGCCGCCGTGTTCTACCATCCCCAGTACGG GTACTGGTACCCACCTGATTATCCATTCCAACAG GCATTGTACAATCCTCAAGTGCTGCAACATTACTACCCTCAGATGTATGGTCCAACCTCCCCTTCAGGACCACCATACCAATACATGGGGTACATGCCCGGTGGCCCGAGTCCAAGGACTGGCTTCTCGTCGTCGATGCAGCAACCTGCACGGCCCCCATTCTTTCAGCAGCCAACGGCACAGATGGAGGGTTCTTTCCCATCGGGGTCTTCACTCCCACCTAATTTCAGACTCCAGCTGCCCCCTCATACAGTCTCAAGGGAATCTGATGATGCTTCCG GATCTCAATCAGCTCCACCAACCTCTTCTGCAGAAGCTACAAGCACAAACAACCAGGAAGCTTCAGGGCCTGTAACGTCAAATTCAGATGCAAACACATCAAACTGA
- the LOC101753433 gene encoding RNA-binding protein 38 isoform X1 gives MAAASSSSSGAGGSPAHAPPGGGGGGGGGSGGGAPYHNRSRFGDTTLTKVFVGGLAWETPSDGLRQHFEAYGEILEAVVITDRETGRSKGYGFVIFRHPDSAARAVQNPNPVIAGRRANCNIAAFGPPRPAAQARGRGGGGGGARGPHMQDQPQLGPPYRVPSQMTPPHGAAVFYHPQYGYWYPPDYPFQQALYNPQVLQHYYPQMYGPTSPSGPPYQYMGYMPGGPSPRTGFSSSMQQPARPPFFQQPTAQMEGSFPSGSSLPPNFRLQLPPHTVSRESDDASAGSQSAPPTSSAEATSTNNQEASGPVTSNSDANTSN, from the exons ATGGCTGCGGCTTCATCGTCCTCCTCTGGCGCCGGCGGGTCCCCGGCCCACGCGcccccgggcggcggcggtggtggcggcgggggttCCGGGGGCGGGGCCCCGTACCACAACCGGTCGCGGTTCGGCGACACGACGCTGACCAAGGTGTTTGTGGGCGGCCTGGCGTGGGAGACGCCGTCCGACGGGCTGCGCCAGCACTTCGAGGCCTACGGCGAGATACTCGAGGCCGTCGTCATCACCGATCGCGAGACCGGCCGCTCCAAGGGCTACGGCTTC GTGATCTTCCGGCACCCTGACTCGGCGGCGCGGGCTGTGCAGAACCCGAACCCGGTGATCGCCGGGCGGCGCGCCAACTGCAACATTGCGGCGTTCggcccgccgcggcccgccgcgcAGGCGAGAG gtagaggaggaggaggaggaggagcccgggGGCCCCACATGCAGGATCAGCCGCAGCTTGGTCCGCCCTACAGGGTGCCGTCGCAGATGACCCCGCCTCACGGCGCCGCCGTGTTCTACCATCCCCAGTACGG GTACTGGTACCCACCTGATTATCCATTCCAACAG GCATTGTACAATCCTCAAGTGCTGCAACATTACTACCCTCAGATGTATGGTCCAACCTCCCCTTCAGGACCACCATACCAATACATGGGGTACATGCCCGGTGGCCCGAGTCCAAGGACTGGCTTCTCGTCGTCGATGCAGCAACCTGCACGGCCCCCATTCTTTCAGCAGCCAACGGCACAGATGGAGGGTTCTTTCCCATCGGGGTCTTCACTCCCACCTAATTTCAGACTCCAGCTGCCCCCTCATACAGTCTCAAGGGAATCTGATGATGCTTCCG CAGGATCTCAATCAGCTCCACCAACCTCTTCTGCAGAAGCTACAAGCACAAACAACCAGGAAGCTTCAGGGCCTGTAACGTCAAATTCAGATGCAAACACATCAAACTGA
- the LOC101753848 gene encoding 7-deoxyloganetin glucosyltransferase, translating into MGSNSRPHAVFIPYPAQGHVTPLLQLAKVLHARGFFITYVNSEYNRRRLLRSRGADALAGLDDFRFEAIPDGLPPSDNDDVTQSIPALCESLSRNAAAPFGDLLARLNSAPGRPPVTCVVLDNFMSFAQRVANGMGILALVFCTMSACGFMGYLHFKELMDRGYVPLKDESYLTNGYLDTVLDWVPGMPGIRLRDIPSFIRTTDPDEFMVHFDSREAQNTHHAQGIIINTFDALEQDVVDALRRIFPRVYTIGPLVTFVKNLAAHPDAAAIGGNLWKEDANCLRWLDTQRLGSVVYVNFGSITVMTPVQLAEFAWGLASCGRPFLWVIRPDLVTGEKAVLPEEFFAETRERGLFLSWCPQEEVLSHPSTGLFLTHSGWNSTLESICAGVPMICWPFFAEQMTNCRYACTKWDIGLEIDNNVTREEVARLIKEAMDGEKGKDMNAKAAMWKENAVAATEEGGTSSVNIDRLVGFMLEGSVPTTAT; encoded by the exons ATGGGCTCCAACTCGCGCCCGCACGCGGTGTTCATCCCGTACCCGGCGCAGGGCCATGTCACGCCGCTGCTGCAGCTCGCCAAGGTGCTGCACGCCAGGGGCTTCTTCATCACCTACGTCAACTCCGAGtacaaccgccgccgcctgctccggtCCCGGGGCGCGGACGCCCTGGCGGGCCTCGACGACTTCCGGTTCGAGGCCATCCCGGACGGCCTGCCGCCGTCCGACAACGACGACGTCACGCAGAGCATCCCCGCGCTCTGCGAGTCCCTGTCCCGgaacgccgccgcgccgttcgGGGACCTCCTGGCCAGGCTCAACAGCGCcccgggccggccgccggtcaCCTGCGTCGTGCTGGACAACTTCATGAGCTTCGCGCAGAGGGTGGCCAACGGGATGGGCATCCTGGCGCTCGTGTTCTGTACCATGAGCGCCTGTGGCTTCATGGGGTACCTCCACTTCAAGGAGCTCATGGACAGAGGCTACGTGCCACTCAAAG ATGAGAGCTACCTGACCAACGGGTACCTGGACACGGTGCTGGACTGGGTGCCCGGGATGCCGGGCATCCGTCTGCGAGACATCCCTAGCTTCATCCGCACGACGGACCCGGACGAGTTCATGGTCCACTTCGACAGCAGAGAGGCGCAGAACACCCACCACGCGCAGGGGATCATCATCAACACGTTCGACGCGTTGGAGCAGGACGTCGTGGACGCGCTGCGCCGCATCTTCCCGCGCGTGTACACCATCGGCCCGCTCGTCACGTTCGTCAAGAACTTGGCCGCccaccccgacgccgccgcgatCGGCGGCAACCTCTGGAAGGAGGACGCGAACTGCCTCCGCTGGCTGGACACCCAGCGGCTGGGATCCGTCGTGTACGTCAACTTCGGCAGCATCACGGTCATGACGCCGGTCCAGCTCGCCGAGTTCGCGTGGGGTCTGGCGAGCTGCGGCCGGCCGTTCCTGTGGGTGATCCGGCCGGACCTCGTCACCGGCGAGAAGGCCGTGCTGCCGGAAGAGTTCTTCGCTGAGACGAGAGAGAGGGGGCTCTTCCTGAGCTGGTGCCCGCAGGAAGAGGTCCTGTCGCACCCGTCGACCGGGCTGTTCCTGACGCACTCAGGGTGGAACTCGACGCTGGAGAGCATATGCGCCGGCGTGCCGATGATCTGCTGGCCCTTCTTCGCCGAGCAGATGACCAACTGCCGATACGCCTGCACCAAGTGGGACATCGGGCTGGAGATTGACAACAATGTCacgagggaggaggtggcgcggctCATAAAAGAAGCCATGGATGGCGAGAAAGGCAAAGACATGAACGCGAAAGCAGCTATGTGGAAGGAGAATGCCGTGGCGGCAACGGAGGAAGGCGGGACCTCCAGCGTTAACATTGACCGTTTGGTCGGATTCATGCTTGAAGGAAGTGTTCCTACAACTGCAACCTGA
- the LOC101754243 gene encoding 7-deoxyloganetin glucosyltransferase, whose protein sequence is MSSDDAPRRPHAVLIPQPAQGHVTPMLHLAKALHAKGFHITYVNSEYNHRRLLRSRGPDSLAGADGFCFEAVPDGLPPSDNDDVTQDIAALCLSTTEHSAAPFRDLLARLNARPGSRAPAVSCVIADGVMSFAQRVAEEMGILALVFWTTSACGFMGYLHFAELIRRGYVPLKDESDLTNGYLDTAIDWIPGMPGMRLKDIPSFIRTTDRDDVMLNFDGGEAQNARKARGVILNTYDALEQGVVDALRREFPRVYTVGPLAAFANAARGGELDAIGGNLWKEDTSCLRWLDTQRPGSVVYVNFGSITVMTPAQLTEFAWGLAGCGRPFLWIIRPDLVSGENAMLPEEFVTDTKEGGVLASWCPQELVLSHPSVGLFLTHCGWNSTLESICSGVPMLCWPFFAEQPTNCRYVCAKWGIGMEIDSDVRREEVARLVREAMDDESGKARRVKAMVWKEKAKEAVEEGGSSRKNLDRLVEFLLAGNDDFQAESA, encoded by the exons ATGAGCTCCGACGACGCGCCACGGCGGCCGCACGCCGTGCTCATCCCGCAGCCGGCGCAGGGCCACGTCACGCCGATGCTGCACCTCGCCAAGGCGCTGCACGCCAAGGGGTTCCACATCACCTACGTCAACTCCGAGTACAACCACCGCCGCCTGCTCCGGTCCCGCGGGCCGGactccctcgccggcgccgacggcttCTGCTTCGAGGCCGTGCCGGACGGCCTGCCGCCGTCCGACAACGACGACGTCACGCAGGACATCGCGGCGCTCTGCCTCTCCACCACCGAGCACAGCGCCGCGCCCTTCAGGGACCTGCTGGCGAGGCTGAACGCCAGGCCAGGGAGCCGAGCGCCAGCGGTCAGCTGCGTCATAGCCGACGGCGTGATGAGCTTCGCGCAGAGGGTCGCCGAGGAGATGGGCATCCTGGCCTTGGTCTTCTGGACAACGAGCGCGTGCGGCTTCATGGGGTACCTCCACTTCGCCGAACTCATCAGGCGAGGCTACGTGCCACTGAAAG ACGAAAGTGACCTGACAAACGGGTACCTGGACACCGCGATCGACTGGATCCCCGGCATGCCGGGCATGCGCCTGAAGGACATCCCCAGCTTCATCAGGACGACGGACCGGGACGACGTGATGCTCAActtcgacggcggcgaggcgcagAACGCGCGCAAGGCCCGCGGGGTCATCCTCAACACCTACGACGCGCTGGAGCAGGGCGTGGTGGACGCGCTGCGCCGCGAGTTCCCGCGCGTGTACACCGTCGGCCCGCTCGCCGCGTTCGCGAACGCCGCGCGGGGAGGCGAGCTGGACGCCATCGGCGGGAACCTCTGGAAGGAGGACACGAGCTGCCTCCGGTGGCTCGACACCCAGCGGCCGGGTTCCGTCGTGTACGTCAACTTCGGCAGCATCACGGTTATGACCCCCGCTCAGCTCACGGAGTTCGCTTGGGGCCTGGCGGGCTGCGGCAGGCCGTTCCTGTGGATCATCAGGCCGGACCTCGTCTCCGGCGAGAACGCCATGCTGCCGGAGGAGTTCGTCACGGACACCAAGGAAGGGGGTGTTCTTGCGAGCTGGTGTCCGCAGGAGCTGGTCCTCTCGCACCCGTCCGTCGGGCTGTTCCTGACGCACTGCGGCTGGAACTCGACGCTGGAGAGCATATGCTCTGGTGTACCGATGCTCTGCTGGCCCTTCTTCGCCGAGCAGCCGACGAACTGCAGGTACGTGTGCGCCAAGTGGGGGATCGGGATGGAGATCGACAGCGACGtgaggagggaggaggtggcgcggctCGTGCGAGAGGCCATGGACGACGAGAGCGGCAAGGCGAGGAGGGTGAAGGCGATGGTGTGGAAGGAGAAAGCCAAGGAAGCCGTGGAGGAAGGCGGATCCTCGAGGAAGAACTTGGACCGCCTCGTTGAATTTTTGCTCGCAGGAAATGATGATTTCCAAGCTGAATCTGCTTAA